The genomic region TTCGAATATCACTCCAACATGCATGGCTATCACTTGATCGCCAGCACCATCGGATCGCTCGACTCGCACAAAAGCGGCCTGGACTTCTCGACTCTGCTGCACGGACCGAGCGACGCCGTGGTTCTGGTGGACGCGTTCGGCCACTATATGCCCGATGTCAATGAGATACTGTCCGGCCCAAAACCCGTGGTTTCGATGGGAATCACGTCGATCGATGGGATCGACAGCGTCCTCATCGACCTTAAGGCCGGGGGAGACGCCGCCTGCCGGCACTTGATTGATGGCGGCGCGCGGAATATAATGTATTTCGGGGTCAACTTGCCGCAGGCCGATATTCCCGCATATATAGCGAAATGCCTGGTCAGCGATGACGCCGATCCGCGCTGCATCGCGTTTTGCCGCACCGCCGACGCGGCCGGCCTGCCGATCCATATGGTCGGCGGCGATCTGAACGACCGCCGCGCGACGATCGAGACTTTGGAGGCGTATATCGCCGCGAACGGCTGCCCCGACGCTATCTTCTGCCACAACGACACGCTCGCGATCCGCGTCCACGGCGTCCTGCGCCGTCTGGGTTTTCAGATGCCGCGCGACGTGCGCCTAGTGGGCTGCGACGGGATTGAAGTCTGCGAAGACATCGAGCCGCCGGTCTCCACGATCAAACAGCCGGTCGAAGAGATGTGCAAGGCGGCCTGGGATTTCCTCCAAACGCGCCTCGCCGAGCCGGAGCGCCCGCGCCAGTTTGTGCGCATTGAGGCGCAGTTTCTGCCGCGCGCCTCTTCCACATCCACCCTCTAAAACGCAGACCGATTACACGCTGGCCTTGGAGCTGACCCGCCGCTTCTCCCATTGCCGGTCCATCAGCTGATTGGCGTATTCGTAGAGTTGTCGATCGTATTCATTGGCCGCGTCGATCGCCGCAATGTATTCCGGGGGAAACTCTCCCGAGGCGCGGTAACGATTTTGAATCGAACGGCCAGGCGCGACGTTTTCCACGGGGGGCGTTTCGGGCGCCGGAATATTCAAAAAGTCGCAAATCAAATCCAGCGATT from Capsulimonas corticalis harbors:
- a CDS encoding LacI family DNA-binding transcriptional regulator; this translates as MHRRPTQADVARLAGVSKSTVGFALSDRYDIAIPETTRQRVKRAALEINYRPNLAARALTSGRMNAVTIAFPGSIHSYHARVLEAFEYHSNMHGYHLIASTIGSLDSHKSGLDFSTLLHGPSDAVVLVDAFGHYMPDVNEILSGPKPVVSMGITSIDGIDSVLIDLKAGGDAACRHLIDGGARNIMYFGVNLPQADIPAYIAKCLVSDDADPRCIAFCRTADAAGLPIHMVGGDLNDRRATIETLEAYIAANGCPDAIFCHNDTLAIRVHGVLRRLGFQMPRDVRLVGCDGIEVCEDIEPPVSTIKQPVEEMCKAAWDFLQTRLAEPERPRQFVRIEAQFLPRASSTSTL